Genomic segment of Candidatus Sulfotelmatobacter sp.:
GGATCCCGGCCATCGGACGGCTGGCGCGCCCGGCGCGGGTCGACTCGACCGCGCCGGCGATCAGCGCGCTGGTCAGCCAATTCCGCAGGCTGCGGTCCTGGCCCTCGCCGAACAGGCTGCTCTGCTTGATGTAGCGTCGCATCCGGCCGCTCTGGAGATAGTCCGGCGACATCACCAGCAGCTGATTCGCCCGGCCCGCGCGCACGGCGGCCTCGCCCGAGGCCTGATCCGGATAGAACTCGACGTGCGCGGTGAACACCTCGGGCTGTTGATTGGGTTTCTTGGCGGCGAACGGACTTCCGCCGGCGGTCACCTCGGTGCGGATTTCGCGGGGCGCGTTGGCCAGGGCGCCGCTCGAGTCCACGACCGCGATCTGGTGGGTTTCGGCCAGGCGCTTGCGACTGCTGTTCCCCGCGAGATAGGCCGGCAACGCCGAAATCAGCGCGTAGTAGAGCGGGACGAACACGAGCGTGAAGACGAACGCCTTGCGCCGGATGGTGGTGAGGTACTCGCGGCGCGCGATGGTGAGCGCGCGCGTCGGGGAGAATCTCATGACGCACCTCCCGCGGGGTGCAGTTCGTCCACGGTGGGAGCGCCGCTGCGGCCTTCATCCAGCCCGATGCCCTGAGTCACGACGTGCACGAAGATGTCCTCGAGCGGCGGCTCGGCCGGCGTGTAGGACTCGATCGCCACGCCGGCGCTGACCAGCGAGCGCAGCACCGCCGACGGGCCGGCTTCGCTTTCGAGCACCAGCTTGGTGGCGCCGTTCACGCGCTCCGCGCGGCGCACGCCCGGGATCGTCTCGGGCAGCGCGACCGCCTCGACCAGCACCGCGTGTTCGGCGTACTGCCTGCGCAGCTCGCGCACCGAACCGTACATCACCATGTGCCCGCGGTTGATGAGCAGCGCCCGATCGCAGAGCTGCTCGACTTTGTTCATCTGGTGCGTGGAGAGCAGCACGGTGGAGCCGGCACGGCGGCGCTCGCCCAGCACGTCCTCGAACAGCTGCACGTTGAGCGGATCGAGCCCGCTGAACGGCTCGTCGAGGATCAAGAGGCGCGGCTCGCCGATCAGCGCCGTACAGAGCTGCACCTTCTGCTGCATGCCCTTCGAGAGCGCCTGCACCTGTTTCTTCGCCCAGGTCTCGAGTCCGAAGCGCGTGAGCAGCTCCATGGCTGCGGCTCGCGCCACCCGCGAGCGCATGCCCTTCAACTCGCCGTAGTAGGCGAGCGCATCGAGCACGGGAATCTTGCGATACAGCCCGCGTTCCTCGGGCAGATAGGCGATGCGCGAGCTGCGCTCGGCGCCCACCGGGCGGCCTTCGAGCAGGATCTCGCCGGAATCGGGGCGCAGAATGTCGGTGATCATGCGGATGAGCGTGGTCTTGCCGGCGCCGTTGGGCCCGAGCAGGGCGAAGATCTCGCCCGGCTGGACCTCGAACGACACGCGGTTGACGACGGCGCGACCGTCGTAGCTCTTGACCACGTCGCGGACCTGAAGCATCGGGCCTCCTCGGGGTGCGAAGCGTCGCGGGACGCATCGATTGCAACCGGATCGCAGCCTAGAAGATGGCTCAGGCCCCCTCAAGCCGGGTTCGACCGACGGAGTTCGGCGATCGGTGAATGGCGGCAGGCGGCCGGCGTCCGGTGCTCAGAAATCCCTCACCCGGGCGGCGGCAGGCTACTTTCTGCCCGATTCTCAGCCTGCGGCCGCCTCGAAAGGCCCCAAACCCTTGCGGGACGGTGTCCCGGGCTGGCCTTGCTCTTGCGAAACTCGACGCGGCTGATGATCCCCGGATGCCCGTCGTGGCGCCCGGCACTACTCGGGCCGATTTCGAGGTCA
This window contains:
- a CDS encoding ATP-binding cassette domain-containing protein; the protein is MLQVRDVVKSYDGRAVVNRVSFEVQPGEIFALLGPNGAGKTTLIRMITDILRPDSGEILLEGRPVGAERSSRIAYLPEERGLYRKIPVLDALAYYGELKGMRSRVARAAAMELLTRFGLETWAKKQVQALSKGMQQKVQLCTALIGEPRLLILDEPFSGLDPLNVQLFEDVLGERRRAGSTVLLSTHQMNKVEQLCDRALLINRGHMVMYGSVRELRRQYAEHAVLVEAVALPETIPGVRRAERVNGATKLVLESEAGPSAVLRSLVSAGVAIESYTPAEPPLEDIFVHVVTQGIGLDEGRSGAPTVDELHPAGGAS